GTCCGGGACTTCGCTGGTCTGACGGGGCTCCCTTTACTGCTGAAGACTTCCGGTTTTACTGGGAAGATATGGCTACTAACGAAACACTTTCTCCGTTTGGCCCGTCAAAAGATCTGTTATCGCAAAAAGAAAAACCTGTCTTCGAAGTAATTGATGAATACACCGTACGTTATTCATGGGCATCACCTAATCCATACTTTCTGCCAGCACTGGCAGGACCGCGTCCACTATTTATTTATATGCCCGCACATTATATGAAACAATTCCATGCAGATTATCAAAGTGCGGAAAAACTCACTCTTCTGACAGAAGAAGCACATAAACGTAACTGGCGGGGACTATTTGTCAGCAAAGGGCGCCAGTACAAACTGACTAATCCGGACCTGCCAAGCCTTCAGCCATGGATCAATACAACACGCCCACCAGCCGAACGCTTCATATTCAAGCGTAATCCCTACTTCCATCGTGTCGACCCTAATGGCCAGCAACTCCCTTATATTGACGAAATTGAGATAAACCTGGCCTCAACAGGTTTGATTCCGGCAAAAGCCGGCTCAGGTGACGTTGATTTGCAAGCGCGTTACTTGCGTCTGGATAACTACACCTTCCTTAAAGAAGGCGAAGAAAACGGCAACTATAAGGTTAATCTCTGGGAAACAGGCCGAGGCGCACAAATTGCCCTATATCCAAATATGAATGCGAAAGACCCTCAATGGCGCCAACTAATGCAGGATGTTCGTTTTCGCCGTGCAATATCCATGGCGGTAGATCGTAACGAAATTAATCAGGTCGTATATTTTGGCCTGGCAAAAGACATGGCGAATACCGTATTACCCAGTTGCCCATTATTTAAATCTGAGTACGCGACAGCCTGGAGTGACTTTAATGTCGAAGCAGCCAATCAGTTACTCGACGAGATAGGATTAACCAAACGAGATGCCCGTGGCATTCGCTTATTGCCCGACGGTAAACCGATGGAAATTCTGGTTCAGACCGCCGGAGAAAGCACCGAAGAAACCGACGTATTATCCCTGGTTGAAGACAGTTGGAAACGTATTGGCGTACAGATGTACGTAAAACCTACACAGCGCGAAGTTTTACGTAACCGTGTATTTTCAGGTGAGGCTATTATGTCTGCCTGGTATGGACTGCCAAACGGCGTACCTGTTGCCAGTATGAGCCCCTGGCAAATGGCGCCAACCAAGCAGGACCAGTACCAATGGCCTCAGTGGGGTCGCTATTACGAAACAGGTAAAGGCAAGCCTTCAACAATGCCTGAAGTCCAGGAACTTGTGACACTAAATAATGCTTGGGGTATGGCGTCCTCTGT
The DNA window shown above is from Aliamphritea ceti and carries:
- a CDS encoding ABC transporter substrate-binding protein, which translates into the protein MFQNFLPYLLLIASCAVSPAFAQLKPVPFLADQVANGSLQPMQERLPYSPAKPSFFDKEVGQYGGKIRMLMAKAKDIRLMVAFGYSRLVGYDEQLQLKADILKQVDIEEGRIFTLHLRPGLRWSDGAPFTAEDFRFYWEDMATNETLSPFGPSKDLLSQKEKPVFEVIDEYTVRYSWASPNPYFLPALAGPRPLFIYMPAHYMKQFHADYQSAEKLTLLTEEAHKRNWRGLFVSKGRQYKLTNPDLPSLQPWINTTRPPAERFIFKRNPYFHRVDPNGQQLPYIDEIEINLASTGLIPAKAGSGDVDLQARYLRLDNYTFLKEGEENGNYKVNLWETGRGAQIALYPNMNAKDPQWRQLMQDVRFRRAISMAVDRNEINQVVYFGLAKDMANTVLPSCPLFKSEYATAWSDFNVEAANQLLDEIGLTKRDARGIRLLPDGKPMEILVQTAGESTEETDVLSLVEDSWKRIGVQMYVKPTQREVLRNRVFSGEAIMSAWYGLPNGVPVASMSPWQMAPTKQDQYQWPQWGRYYETGKGKPSTMPEVQELVTLNNAWGMASSVEEQAQIWNRMLEIHADQVFSIGLVSGVLQPIVVNKNLMNIPENAFYNWDPGAYFGIHNMTGFFYKDAE